Proteins encoded by one window of Massilia sp. NR 4-1:
- a CDS encoding sensor histidine kinase — MPPSPILRLLRSAAFLLASRLAWRLSKPEPAPVARQRLAGRRATDYALEAIREEERAHIARELHDDLGQLLAALRVDMDLLQQQDAREPGARQRLHSMDQLLLSAITSLRRIAGNLRPRALDEGGLYFALQSLRHDWVQRHGIACHLQAAEAELILDDRLSTAVFRIVQESLTNIARHAHAHTVELQLHRKDGALLIAIEDDGRGIGESDLDKPTSYGLLGMRERVLALRGDLAISGSPGQGTRIDIRLPLPSFAEP, encoded by the coding sequence ATGCCACCCTCCCCCATTCTCCGTCTGCTGCGCAGCGCAGCCTTTCTGCTGGCTTCACGCCTGGCCTGGCGCCTGAGCAAGCCCGAACCGGCGCCGGTGGCGCGCCAGCGGCTGGCCGGCCGCCGCGCCACCGACTACGCGCTGGAAGCCATCCGCGAAGAAGAGCGCGCCCACATCGCGCGCGAATTGCACGACGACCTGGGCCAACTGCTGGCCGCCCTGCGCGTGGATATGGACTTGCTGCAGCAGCAGGATGCCCGCGAGCCGGGCGCGCGCCAGCGCCTGCACAGCATGGACCAGCTGCTGCTGTCGGCCATCACCTCGCTGCGCCGCATCGCCGGCAACCTGCGGCCGCGCGCGCTGGACGAAGGCGGCCTGTACTTCGCCCTGCAATCGCTGCGCCACGACTGGGTGCAGCGCCACGGCATCGCCTGCCATTTGCAGGCGGCGGAGGCCGAACTGATCCTGGACGACCGCCTCAGCACCGCCGTCTTCCGCATCGTGCAGGAATCGCTGACCAATATCGCCCGCCATGCCCACGCCCATACGGTCGAGCTGCAGCTGCACCGCAAGGATGGTGCCCTGCTGATTGCGATCGAGGACGATGGGCGCGGCATCGGCGAAAGCGATCTGGACAAACCCACCTCCTACGGCCTGCTCGGCATGCGCGAACGCGTGCTGGCCCTGCGCGGCGACCTCGCCATCAGCGGCAGTCCCGGCCAAGGCACGCGCATCGACATCCGCCTGCCCCTGCCCTCCTTCGCCGAGCCGTAA
- a CDS encoding sensor histidine kinase: protein MFPTPKLQETLKTILAWLHRGFDATATWVTQLSWWKFFLFAALSLIAASILQDELFSPSPSDEVVTRSHKRNRPGETNITIDDSGIHFNPRGVKTRKDAPKPEEPPKPAETIPGEVPDAPTAPTATPAPEAPPAKPAHPAKPAKPAKPALPAGAPQPGEEVHIELPPQIGEELSNAIEEAVDDAAEQKVSRYTQQASTWFKSFVSLLVLALFATKALMGGKKRAEAETQTANAAAERAAMQRQLSEAKMQMMQAQVEPHFLFNTLASVEHLIETDPPRASAMQRSLIKYLRAVLPQMRENALITNLGREADMVVAYLALLKMRMEERLTIDFAIPEGLRTAAFPPMMLQSMVENAIKHGLEGKPEGGTLKVRAEVAHNKLRVVVTDDGLGFGAKPSDGTGLGLLTIRERLKLLHGDQAHLKIEPNLPSGVIATIEVPYQLAK from the coding sequence ATGTTCCCAACCCCGAAATTGCAAGAAACGCTGAAAACCATCCTGGCCTGGCTGCACCGCGGCTTCGATGCGACCGCGACCTGGGTAACGCAGCTTTCATGGTGGAAATTCTTTCTTTTCGCCGCCCTGTCCCTGATTGCCGCTTCGATTCTGCAAGACGAGCTGTTCTCGCCCAGCCCTAGCGACGAGGTCGTAACGCGCTCGCATAAACGCAACCGTCCCGGCGAAACCAATATCACCATCGATGACAGTGGCATCCACTTCAACCCGCGCGGCGTGAAGACGCGCAAGGACGCGCCCAAGCCGGAGGAGCCGCCCAAGCCCGCCGAGACCATCCCTGGTGAAGTGCCGGACGCGCCGACCGCACCCACGGCCACGCCCGCGCCCGAAGCGCCGCCTGCTAAACCAGCCCATCCGGCGAAACCGGCGAAACCGGCCAAGCCCGCCCTGCCCGCCGGCGCCCCGCAACCGGGCGAGGAAGTCCATATTGAATTGCCGCCGCAGATCGGCGAGGAATTATCCAATGCGATCGAAGAGGCGGTCGACGATGCCGCCGAGCAGAAGGTATCGCGCTATACCCAGCAGGCTTCCACCTGGTTCAAGAGTTTCGTCTCGCTGCTGGTGCTGGCCCTGTTCGCCACCAAGGCCCTGATGGGCGGCAAGAAACGGGCGGAAGCGGAAACCCAGACCGCCAACGCCGCCGCCGAACGCGCCGCCATGCAGCGCCAGCTCAGCGAGGCGAAGATGCAGATGATGCAGGCCCAGGTCGAGCCGCATTTCCTGTTCAATACCCTGGCCTCGGTCGAGCACCTGATCGAAACCGATCCGCCGCGCGCCTCGGCCATGCAGCGCAGCCTGATCAAATACCTGCGCGCCGTGCTGCCGCAGATGCGCGAAAACGCCCTGATCACCAATCTGGGCCGCGAAGCCGATATGGTGGTGGCGTATCTGGCCCTGCTGAAAATGCGCATGGAAGAGCGTCTGACCATCGATTTCGCCATTCCCGAAGGCCTGCGCACCGCCGCGTTCCCGCCCATGATGCTGCAATCGATGGTGGAAAACGCCATCAAGCACGGCCTGGAAGGCAAGCCGGAAGGTGGCACCCTCAAAGTGCGCGCGGAAGTGGCGCATAATAAGCTGCGCGTGGTCGTCACCGACGACGGCCTGGGCTTCGGCGCCAAGCCCAGCGATGGCACCGGCCTCGGCCTGCTGACCATCCGCGAGCGCCTGAAACTGCTGCATGGCGACCAGGCCCATTTGAAAATCGAGCCGAATCTGCCCAGCGGGGTGATCGCCACCATCGAAGTGCCTTACCAGCTTGCAAAATGA
- a CDS encoding nitrite/sulfite reductase: MYQYDQYDHLIVRERIAQYRDQVQRRLNDELSEAEFLPLRLQNGLYMQRHAYMLRIAVPYGLLSSKQMRMFAHIARKYDRGYGHFTTRQNIQFNWVELEQTPDILSDLASVEMHAIQTSGNCIRNVTSDEFAGVAADEIIDPRPYAEVLRQWSTFHPEFIALPRKFKVAINGAVEDRAAIAIHDIGLTVVRNEAGEIGFKVMVGGGMGRTPIIGSTIREYLPREHLLTYVEAVMRVYNQYGRRDNKYKARIKILLKAVGVEEFTRQVEEEWLDLKDSAQTLTEDEMERIIAYFKPHAYETLAAIDPAAEHADNKAFGNWLKRNVKPHKVPGYAAVVLSLKKTGVPPGDATAAQMDFMADLADRYSFGELRVTHEQNIVLADVPQSKLFALWQEAKALGLATPNIGLLTDMICCPGGDFCSLANAKSIPIAAAIAERFDHIDYLHDIGEIELNISGCINACGHHHVGSIGVLGVDKDGAEWYQVSIGGAQGNHAAIGKIIGPSFSAQQMPEVIDRLLQVYVRERSDEERFVDTVQRLGVTPFKEFVYATPIAEAGRLIGEDEYA; the protein is encoded by the coding sequence ATGTATCAATATGACCAATATGACCATCTCATCGTGCGGGAGCGCATCGCGCAGTACCGCGACCAGGTGCAGCGCCGCCTGAACGATGAGCTGAGCGAGGCCGAATTCCTGCCTCTGCGACTGCAAAACGGCCTGTACATGCAGCGCCATGCTTATATGCTGCGCATCGCCGTGCCTTACGGCCTGCTGTCGTCCAAGCAGATGCGCATGTTCGCCCATATCGCCCGCAAATACGATCGCGGCTACGGCCATTTCACCACGCGCCAGAACATCCAGTTCAACTGGGTCGAGCTGGAACAGACGCCGGACATCCTGAGCGACCTGGCCTCGGTCGAGATGCATGCCATCCAGACCTCGGGCAACTGCATCCGCAACGTGACCTCGGACGAATTCGCCGGCGTGGCCGCCGACGAGATCATCGATCCGCGCCCGTATGCCGAGGTGCTGCGCCAGTGGTCCACCTTCCACCCTGAATTCATCGCCCTGCCGCGCAAATTCAAGGTCGCCATCAATGGCGCCGTGGAAGACCGCGCCGCCATCGCCATCCACGATATCGGCCTGACCGTGGTGCGCAATGAAGCGGGCGAGATCGGCTTCAAGGTGATGGTGGGCGGCGGCATGGGCCGCACCCCCATCATCGGCAGCACCATCCGCGAATACCTGCCGCGCGAGCATCTGCTGACCTATGTGGAAGCGGTGATGCGCGTGTATAACCAGTACGGCCGGCGCGACAACAAATACAAGGCGCGCATCAAGATCCTGCTGAAGGCGGTGGGCGTGGAAGAGTTCACGCGCCAGGTGGAAGAGGAATGGCTGGACCTGAAAGACAGCGCCCAGACCCTGACCGAAGACGAGATGGAACGCATCATCGCCTACTTCAAACCGCACGCCTACGAAACCCTGGCTGCCATCGATCCGGCCGCCGAACACGCGGACAACAAGGCTTTCGGCAACTGGCTGAAGCGCAATGTGAAACCGCACAAGGTGCCCGGCTATGCGGCCGTGGTGCTGTCGCTGAAAAAGACCGGCGTGCCGCCGGGCGATGCCACCGCCGCGCAAATGGATTTCATGGCCGATCTGGCCGACCGCTATTCCTTCGGCGAGCTGCGCGTGACCCACGAGCAGAACATCGTGCTGGCCGACGTACCGCAGTCCAAGCTGTTCGCGCTGTGGCAGGAAGCCAAGGCCCTGGGCTTGGCCACGCCGAATATCGGCCTGCTGACCGATATGATCTGCTGCCCCGGCGGCGACTTCTGCTCGCTGGCCAATGCCAAGTCGATCCCGATCGCGGCCGCCATCGCGGAGCGCTTCGACCATATCGACTATCTGCACGATATCGGCGAGATCGAACTGAATATCTCGGGCTGCATCAATGCCTGCGGCCACCACCACGTCGGCTCCATCGGCGTGCTGGGCGTAGATAAGGATGGCGCCGAGTGGTACCAGGTCTCCATCGGCGGCGCGCAAGGCAACCACGCCGCCATCGGCAAGATCATCGGCCCCTCGTTCTCGGCGCAGCAGATGCCGGAAGTCATCGACCGCCTGCTGCAAGTGTATGTGCGCGAGCGCAGCGACGAGGAACGCTTCGTCGATACCGTGCAGCGCCTGGGCGTCACGCCCTTCAAGGAATTCGTATACGCCACGCCGATTGCCGAAGCGGGCCGCCTGATTGGAGAAGATGAATATGCCTGA
- the cysD gene encoding sulfate adenylyltransferase subunit CysD has product MNALLDTPIQGLGDVNARHLDALESEAIHILREVAAECSNPALLFSGGKDSVVLLRLAEKAFRPGKFPFPLVHIDTGHNFAEVIEFRDRRVAELGERLIVGSVEDSIKKGTVRLRNPQTDSRNAAQAVTLLETIAEHGFDACIGGARRDEEKARAKERIFSFRDEFGQWDPKAQRPELWDLYNTRVHPGENMRVFPISNWTELDVWQYIAREKLALPSIYFAHERQVIPRNGLLVPLTDLTPARDGETVESQVVRFRTVGDISCTCPVSSDAATVEAIIAETAVTQITERGATRMDDQTSEASMEKRKKAGYF; this is encoded by the coding sequence ATGAACGCTCTGCTTGACACCCCAATCCAAGGCCTTGGCGACGTGAACGCGCGCCACCTCGATGCGCTGGAATCGGAAGCCATCCACATCCTGCGCGAAGTGGCCGCCGAATGCAGCAATCCCGCCCTGCTGTTCTCGGGCGGGAAGGATTCCGTGGTGCTGCTGCGCCTTGCGGAAAAAGCTTTCCGTCCCGGCAAATTCCCCTTCCCGCTGGTACATATCGATACCGGCCATAACTTCGCCGAAGTGATCGAGTTCCGCGACCGCCGCGTGGCCGAACTGGGCGAGCGCCTGATCGTCGGCTCGGTCGAGGATTCGATCAAGAAGGGCACGGTGCGCCTGCGTAATCCGCAGACCGATTCGCGCAACGCGGCGCAGGCGGTGACGCTGCTGGAAACCATCGCCGAACATGGCTTCGACGCCTGCATCGGCGGCGCCCGCCGCGATGAAGAAAAGGCGCGCGCCAAGGAGCGCATCTTCTCCTTCCGCGACGAATTCGGCCAGTGGGACCCGAAGGCGCAGCGCCCGGAACTGTGGGACCTGTATAACACCCGCGTCCATCCCGGCGAGAATATGCGCGTCTTCCCGATTTCGAACTGGACCGAACTCGATGTGTGGCAGTACATCGCGCGCGAAAAACTGGCCCTGCCTTCGATCTACTTTGCGCACGAGCGCCAGGTCATTCCGCGCAACGGCCTGCTGGTGCCGCTGACCGATCTGACCCCGGCGCGCGACGGCGAGACGGTGGAAAGCCAGGTGGTGCGCTTCCGCACGGTGGGCGATATTTCCTGCACCTGCCCGGTATCGTCGGACGCGGCCACGGTGGAAGCGATCATCGCCGAAACCGCCGTCACCCAGATCACCGAACGCGGCGCCAC
- a CDS encoding C39 family peptidase, with product MKNSLSRLIVGASLALALPAAFAQWKTLNVPLVTQEHSQWCWSGSSKAVLNFYGKTPSQCQIVNWAFGLNYACGNTNFNWNSQANQPNSMYGSNGSVQNILKNWGVQNTAYSVASSWNSVVSDINANRPFVIRYGWTSGGGHIMVGRGYETINGVNHIYIMNPWPGEGQTSRTYASALQASDHQWTHTQRMNQ from the coding sequence ATGAAAAATTCTTTGAGCCGTCTGATCGTCGGCGCGAGCCTGGCCCTGGCCTTGCCGGCCGCCTTCGCCCAATGGAAAACCCTGAATGTGCCGCTTGTGACCCAAGAGCATAGCCAATGGTGCTGGTCGGGATCCAGCAAAGCGGTGCTGAATTTCTATGGCAAAACCCCGAGCCAGTGCCAGATCGTCAACTGGGCGTTTGGCCTGAACTATGCCTGCGGCAACACCAACTTCAATTGGAACAGCCAAGCCAACCAGCCCAACAGCATGTATGGCTCGAACGGCAGCGTGCAGAACATCCTCAAGAACTGGGGAGTGCAGAACACTGCTTATAGCGTGGCCTCGTCCTGGAACTCGGTGGTGTCGGATATCAATGCCAACCGGCCCTTCGTGATCCGCTATGGCTGGACCAGCGGCGGCGGCCACATCATGGTCGGACGCGGCTATGAGACCATCAACGGCGTGAACCACATCTACATCATGAATCCCTGGCCCGGAGAAGGCCAGACTTCACGCACTTACGCTTCGGCACTGCAGGCATCCGACCACCAGTGGACGCACACGCAGCGCATGAATCAGTAA
- a CDS encoding porin produces MKKLTLAALLIGGFAASAQAQSNVTVYGVVDLGIAKTTGQSAVERENHASRLGFRGTEDLGGGLSAIFNLESEILADTGAQKGNLFDRQAWVGLKGSFGQVYLGRTKDIIDGALPRIEPFNADGVIGKVNEPMMRNGVGQSRVANAITYNSPSYQGLAFALQAVLSEVKGADAGYSALATYDNGPISLHAGYQRAVQTAVSPVKPTLWTIGAGYKFGDTKVSGGYSKGKTDVATTGDYKSWLLGVSHSIGGGDLKAVYGKQEQNNNKVSGLNTVKEMGVGYDYHLSKRTDLYAYAGKEKVKALTSYQLGISHKF; encoded by the coding sequence GTGAAAAAACTTACTCTGGCAGCTCTGCTCATCGGCGGTTTCGCAGCATCGGCACAAGCACAATCGAACGTGACCGTGTATGGCGTGGTCGACTTGGGCATCGCTAAAACCACCGGCCAATCCGCAGTTGAACGCGAGAACCACGCTTCGCGTCTGGGCTTCCGTGGTACTGAAGATCTGGGCGGCGGTCTGTCGGCCATCTTCAACCTGGAAAGCGAAATCCTGGCCGACACCGGCGCGCAAAAAGGCAATCTGTTCGACCGCCAGGCATGGGTCGGCCTGAAAGGCTCCTTCGGCCAGGTTTACCTGGGCCGCACCAAGGACATCATCGACGGCGCCCTGCCACGCATCGAACCGTTCAACGCCGACGGCGTGATCGGTAAGGTCAACGAGCCGATGATGCGCAACGGCGTGGGCCAGTCCCGCGTTGCCAACGCCATCACCTATAACAGCCCAAGCTACCAAGGCCTGGCCTTCGCCCTGCAAGCCGTGCTGAGCGAAGTCAAAGGCGCCGACGCTGGTTACAGCGCCCTGGCGACCTACGACAACGGCCCGATCAGCCTGCACGCCGGTTACCAGCGCGCGGTGCAGACCGCCGTCAGCCCAGTGAAGCCAACCCTGTGGACCATCGGCGCCGGCTACAAATTCGGCGACACCAAAGTCTCCGGCGGCTACTCCAAAGGTAAAACCGACGTGGCCACCACCGGTGACTACAAGAGCTGGCTGCTGGGCGTGAGCCACAGCATCGGCGGCGGCGACCTGAAAGCCGTGTACGGCAAGCAAGAGCAGAACAACAACAAGGTCAGCGGCCTGAACACCGTGAAAGAAATGGGCGTGGGTTACGACTACCACCTGTCCAAGCGCACCGACCTGTACGCCTACGCCGGCAAGGAAAAAGTCAAAGCCCTGACCTCCTACCAGCTGGGCATCTCCCACAAGTTCTAA
- a CDS encoding CysB family HTH-type transcriptional regulator — MNLHQLRFVREAVRQNYNLTDAAKALFTSQPGVSKAIIELEEELGVDIFTRHGKRIRGLTEPGRLVLESVELIMQEIDSLKRIGKEYAAQDSGSFTIATTHTQARYTLPRVVQAFMQKFPKVRLSLLQGNPRQIAEMVQRDQADLAIATESIAGIDGLITLPCYQWEHVLVVPPEHALLKSKEITLEDVAGFPVITYDSAFAGRSKIDHAFSLRGLKPDVLLEAIDADVIKTYVELGMGIGIIAGMAFDPERDRNLRSIPVGHLFGMNVSRVAVKQGAYLRSYIYTFIELLAPTLNRKLIEQAMRGEQDHYEL; from the coding sequence ATGAACCTGCATCAACTCCGATTCGTACGCGAAGCCGTGCGCCAGAACTACAACCTGACGGACGCCGCCAAAGCCCTGTTTACGTCCCAGCCGGGCGTGTCCAAGGCCATCATCGAGCTGGAAGAGGAGTTGGGCGTGGATATCTTTACCCGGCACGGCAAGCGCATCCGCGGCCTGACCGAACCGGGCCGCCTGGTGCTCGAATCGGTCGAGCTGATCATGCAGGAGATCGACAGCCTGAAACGCATCGGCAAGGAATACGCTGCCCAGGACAGCGGCAGCTTCACCATCGCCACCACCCACACCCAGGCGCGCTACACCCTGCCGCGCGTGGTGCAAGCCTTCATGCAGAAGTTCCCCAAAGTGCGGTTATCTTTGCTGCAAGGCAATCCGCGCCAGATTGCCGAGATGGTGCAGCGCGACCAGGCCGATCTGGCCATCGCCACCGAATCGATTGCCGGCATCGACGGGCTGATCACCCTGCCGTGCTACCAGTGGGAGCACGTGCTGGTGGTGCCGCCCGAGCATGCGCTGCTGAAATCCAAGGAAATCACCCTGGAAGACGTGGCCGGCTTCCCCGTCATCACCTATGACAGCGCCTTTGCCGGCCGCAGCAAGATCGACCACGCTTTCTCGCTGCGCGGCCTGAAGCCGGACGTGCTGCTGGAAGCCATCGATGCCGACGTCATCAAGACTTATGTCGAACTGGGCATGGGCATTGGTATCATTGCGGGCATGGCCTTCGATCCCGAGCGCGACCGCAATCTGCGCTCGATCCCGGTTGGCCATCTGTTCGGCATGAATGTGTCGCGCGTGGCGGTCAAGCAGGGCGCTTACCTGCGCAGCTATATTTATACCTTCATCGAATTGCTCGCCCCGACCCTGAACCGCAAGCTCATCGAGCAAGCCATGCGCGGCGAACAGGATCACTACGAGCTGTAA
- a CDS encoding phosphoadenylyl-sulfate reductase, with amino-acid sequence MSQPDILVAQTRLTLERIVRDFSPAVFASSLAAEDMVLTDLILKARLPIGIFSLETGRLHPETLAMLERVKEQYGYEIALYRPQPEGVDAYVAAHGLNGFYDSVELRRECCRIRKVEPLSRALFGNKAWVTGQRRAQSSTRSSLLVEEDDPAHFMTKFNPLADWSEQDIWDYIRANNVPYNDLHDQGYPSIGCAPCTRAIQPGEDVRAGRWWWENPESKECGLHLVDGKLIRIKSVAA; translated from the coding sequence ATGAGCCAGCCGGACATCCTGGTGGCGCAGACGCGCCTGACCCTGGAACGCATCGTGCGCGACTTCTCGCCTGCTGTTTTCGCCTCCAGCCTGGCGGCCGAGGATATGGTGCTGACGGACCTGATCCTGAAGGCCCGGCTCCCGATCGGCATCTTTTCGCTGGAAACGGGACGCTTGCATCCCGAAACCCTGGCGATGCTGGAACGCGTGAAGGAACAGTATGGCTATGAGATCGCGCTCTACCGCCCGCAGCCGGAAGGGGTGGACGCCTATGTCGCCGCGCACGGCCTGAATGGTTTTTACGACAGCGTGGAGCTGCGCCGCGAATGCTGCCGCATCCGCAAGGTGGAACCACTGAGCCGCGCCCTGTTCGGCAACAAGGCCTGGGTCACGGGCCAGCGCCGCGCCCAGTCCAGCACCCGCTCCTCGCTGCTGGTGGAGGAGGACGATCCGGCCCACTTCATGACCAAATTTAACCCGCTGGCCGACTGGTCGGAGCAGGATATCTGGGACTATATCCGCGCCAATAATGTGCCGTACAATGACTTGCACGACCAAGGCTATCCCTCCATCGGCTGCGCGCCCTGCACGCGCGCCATCCAGCCCGGAGAGGACGTACGCGCCGGTCGCTGGTGGTGGGAAAACCCGGAATCGAAGGAATGCGGTTTGCATCTGGTCGATGGAAAACTGATTCGCATTAAATCCGTGGCGGCCTGA
- a CDS encoding class I SAM-dependent methyltransferase: MTQETFSRYYAQRAATFDSVYDKPERQADLARLHSRLGELLAGHKVLEIACGTGYWTETIAKTAASVHATDVNPAMLEYTQKRSLPNTSLALADAWELAPAVGEYTAVFAGFLWSHIRREEQERFLSQLRAKLGKDVLLVVMDNCYVDGSSTVIARTDADGNTFQLRTSPTGERFEVLKNFPTDSYLRKKLAHATREIRIERLPYYWLLTARLK, from the coding sequence ATGACTCAAGAAACATTCTCCCGATACTACGCCCAGCGCGCCGCCACCTTCGACAGTGTCTACGACAAGCCGGAGCGCCAGGCCGACCTGGCCCGCCTGCACAGCCGCCTGGGCGAACTGCTGGCCGGCCACAAGGTGCTGGAAATCGCCTGCGGCACCGGCTACTGGACCGAGACCATCGCCAAGACGGCCGCCTCGGTGCACGCCACCGACGTCAACCCCGCCATGCTGGAATACACGCAAAAGCGCAGCCTGCCGAATACCAGTCTGGCCCTGGCCGACGCCTGGGAACTGGCGCCGGCGGTGGGCGAATACACCGCCGTGTTCGCCGGCTTCCTGTGGTCGCATATCCGGCGCGAAGAGCAGGAGCGCTTCCTGTCCCAGCTGCGCGCTAAGCTCGGCAAGGATGTACTGCTGGTGGTGATGGACAACTGCTATGTCGACGGCAGCAGCACCGTGATCGCGCGCACCGACGCCGACGGCAACACCTTCCAGCTGCGCACCTCGCCCACCGGCGAGCGCTTCGAAGTGCTGAAAAACTTCCCGACCGACAGCTATCTGCGCAAGAAGCTGGCCCATGCCACGCGCGAGATCCGCATCGAGCGCCTGCCTTACTACTGGCTGCTGACGGCGCGCCTGAAATAG
- a CDS encoding DUF934 domain-containing protein, producing MPEQNLIIKGREIVEDDWQVLRLAEGEDAETVAVPAGKVIVPLQVWLSQRAALAARASIGVWIASDERPEALKGELDRFGVVAVDFPKFTDGRGYSIAYNLRTRLGYKGELRAIGDVLRDQLFSMHRVGFNAYATRPDRSIHDALKGLTVFSETYQASVDEQQPLFRRHHREAAQAGGDAGYGI from the coding sequence ATGCCTGAGCAAAACCTGATTATCAAAGGCCGCGAAATCGTCGAAGACGATTGGCAGGTGCTGCGCCTGGCCGAGGGCGAGGACGCGGAAACGGTGGCAGTCCCGGCCGGCAAGGTCATCGTGCCGCTGCAAGTGTGGCTGAGCCAGCGCGCCGCGCTGGCAGCGCGCGCCTCAATCGGCGTCTGGATCGCCAGCGACGAACGTCCCGAAGCGCTCAAGGGCGAGCTGGATCGCTTTGGCGTGGTGGCGGTGGACTTCCCCAAGTTCACCGATGGCCGCGGCTATTCGATTGCCTATAATCTGCGCACCCGCCTGGGCTACAAGGGCGAGCTGCGCGCCATCGGCGACGTGCTGCGCGACCAGCTGTTCTCCATGCACCGCGTCGGCTTCAACGCCTACGCCACGCGTCCCGACCGCAGCATCCACGATGCGCTGAAAGGCCTGACCGTGTTCTCCGAAACCTACCAGGCTTCGGTGGACGAACAGCAGCCCTTGTTCCGCCGCCACCACCGCGAAGCCGCGCAGGCCGGCGGCGACGCCGGTTACGGCATCTGA
- a CDS encoding LytTR family DNA-binding domain-containing protein, translating to MPTAIIADDERLMRDQLRMRLGQVWPELEIVGEAKNGDEAIELVDQLKPDFTFLDIRMPGKTGMEAAAVIGGKSNVVFVTAYDAYAVEAFERGAVDYVLKPPEQERLQITVDRLKTRLSRPKEDVNASVSAMLAQLTEKIAAPKKAHLQWIQASIGQDLRMIPVEEILFFRSDEKYTCVQTEKFEALIRKPVRDLADELDPDLFWQIHRATLVNVNAIEGVTRDIRGRHLVMIKGRSEKLEVSRSFLHLFKQM from the coding sequence ATGCCAACTGCAATCATTGCCGATGATGAACGTTTGATGCGCGATCAGTTGCGCATGCGCCTGGGCCAGGTCTGGCCAGAGCTGGAAATCGTGGGCGAAGCCAAGAATGGCGACGAAGCCATCGAACTGGTCGACCAACTGAAGCCGGATTTCACCTTCCTCGATATCCGCATGCCCGGCAAGACCGGCATGGAAGCGGCGGCGGTGATCGGCGGCAAGAGCAATGTAGTCTTCGTGACCGCCTACGATGCCTATGCGGTGGAAGCGTTCGAACGCGGCGCCGTCGACTATGTGCTGAAGCCGCCCGAGCAGGAACGCCTGCAGATCACGGTGGACCGCCTGAAAACCCGCCTGAGCCGGCCGAAAGAGGATGTGAATGCCAGCGTCAGCGCCATGCTGGCCCAGCTGACGGAAAAGATCGCCGCGCCCAAAAAGGCGCATCTGCAATGGATCCAGGCCAGCATCGGCCAGGATCTGCGCATGATTCCGGTCGAGGAAATCCTGTTCTTCCGCTCCGACGAGAAATACACCTGCGTGCAGACCGAGAAGTTCGAAGCCCTGATCCGCAAGCCGGTGCGCGACCTGGCCGATGAACTCGATCCCGACCTGTTCTGGCAGATCCACCGCGCCACCCTGGTCAATGTGAACGCCATCGAAGGCGTGACGCGCGATATCCGCGGCCGCCACCTGGTGATGATCAAGGGCCGCTCCGAAAAACTGGAAGTGAGCCGCAGCTTCCTGCACCTGTTTAAACAAATGTAA